AATGCAGACAAAATACAGTTGGAAATCAATTTTGACAGATTAGTTGAACAGAAAAGGCTTTGTACACCACTGTAAAATATCTTGCTCTCCCTTGTTCAAGCCTGTGTTTTGTAATATGAAAACAATTgatgaatataattttttttttattttatgtattatttCATGTGACCTTGCACCGATCTGACTCAATGTaggagattttctcggacaaagttagagaaatgactcggcatacaggaaaattgtcttcaatatcggcgagAGCGGgtctctgagagcgaacaacggtttagttgctccgatgatcacacactcggctccctctccgccggttcgaaccaCAGCagaaaagttatgaaaggaagaagtagaacaacaaaatataggagctgctggaaaggcagccactctggtGGCGCCATTTtgcagtcaaaataacaaaaataacacaacacaacacataggacacagacagtcgtgcaatcgtcaccacttttctgcatacattttgttgtctgaagcagttatagatgaaagaggagaggatcaaagtgtcctttcaccagtggatcagagacgtcatgctgaaaatgtgcacacatctgctacaagctaagttttgaaagcaaacacgaagctgtagcgtccattgacaaaaagagattggttcacttctcctgtaccacgtaatccacttcaaactccaagccgcgactcccagttccaaatccgcatcggcgctccgcgctagctcctttcttctcatcgtcggcttctcaagccttacatccatcccgctgcagaccgttcaacagcaccgatctctccgctgaacaaagcagctctgtgaaaaatgctgcccattacaggcgcaagacacaagcgccccgggactgtccagcaacgacagtcaactggcgccgacattcctcccagtcaaaaacagtgctggtatacccatgctaccgagaaggcgcaaccaccaagcacagagtctcctccttgatgaatgtcgtggccaaaaaatgctgaaaaaggtccacatcaggtccatacgacataacaacaaacacaaagtgacaaaacaaacacaaaaacaacaacaacaaaaaagcaaggctcatgagagcacttgccgacggctgcctactcgggcgccatcttgacttcaaagcgaCTTGACTACAATACTTGTAGGTATTgtgttcttttggtgatgagTGGGGTTTAGTTATGTGTTGTGGCCAAGAAAATATaggaaaattttaaaaaataaaataaaataggttttatttaaaataaacaaaaaaccatCATGCCGAAAGTCATCTCGGCTTGGGTAGGCTGCAGGTTATTTgtgacccgaatgaggacaTGCGTCATCGGAACTTGATCCATACCAATGAAAATGAGATGAAATTCATTTCCCACTCCGCTCTTTGTTTGTTGCACCGACTCAAaagcaaatacaatgaaaaggCCCTAATAATCTGATTAGTGTCACTTGCCCCTTTTCCAACTAATTCTTGTTTCAACTTTTTCTCAGGTGTTCCCACCCCAACGGAGGAGGTCCTGCACCACACACTTAACATGTTGGTCCGTGAACGCAAGATCTACCCGACACCTGACGGATATTTTATCGTAACTCCACAAACCTACTTCATCACTCCAAGTCTAATCCGAACTAGCTCCAAGTGGTACCACTTAGATGAGCGATCCGCTGACCGgcaccaacagcagcaacaTCAGAATCAGCAGCAGAATCAGCAGACTCAGTGTACCTCTCCTCTCTCTGGCACCATCACTCCATCCACTTCTGGCGGCGTGCGAGATCGAAGTCACCCGAAATCCAACCCGAACCACGGTGGGGGAGGCGGAATTGTGGATTCCTTTTTCAACAACACCTACCGTGGAGACGAGACCCCCAGTCACCACACAACTCTGCAGCTCAGATCCACCAAAGACCACCGGGAGGCATATTCGTCCCCGCACTCTCCACAGTCGCCTCCTCAGCCAGCGGGAGGCAACACCGAAAAGAGCCGCAGCACCCTCGGGTTCCCCTTCAAGACGGACACGCTCACAAAGCatcgtggaggaggaggaggaggtggaggaggggcTGGTGAGCTCGAGAAGCAGCCAGGAAGTGGTACAGCAAGTCGTAAGTTTGGATTGAAGCTGTTCCGTCTGAGCTTTAAGAAGGACAAGACCAAGCAGCTGGCCACCTTCTCTGCACAGTTCCCCCCCGAGGAGTGGCCCCTTCGTGATGAAGAGACACCCAGCCAGCTCCCGCGTCACATAGAGATGGAGATTATCCGCAGAATCAACCCCGATCTCACTGTGGAGAACCTTGCCCGGCATACGGCAGTCATGAAGCGCCTTGAGGAGGAGCGTGCACAGAGGAGCAAGGCAtcatcagccaatcacagttcaAGGAGCAGAAGGAGTGGGGGAAGACATAGGAAGCAATCTCAGACCAAACTTAGCCGCTCGCATAGTAAGACAAGGGTGACTCGGGGTGAGCAGAGCGAGAGTTCCCATTTGGAACTAACGGACAGGGACTATAGAGCTTACTCATCATCACTGGCTCGGTCACCGAGGGAACATGCCCTGGCCATGGAGCGACAGCGGACGCGTCTTCATCTGGCACATAGCAACCCGAACATCCTTGACTCCTCCCACCTACCGGTCACGCCAGAATGGGATGTGTCCGGAGAGCTCGCCAAACGACGGACAGAAATGCCTTTCCCCGAGCCGAGCCACGGACCATCGGCGCACCACTCAAAAGTCCaccgctcacactcgcacacgcAGGAGAGGAAGTCGAGGAATGAACGCAGTGACAAAGCCAAGGAACGCTCCAGATCTATGGAAAATTCTAAAGGACCTCTTGGAGCCGGTTTAATTGGACCACCGGGTTACTACGATGATCGAAGCCGTTACTACACCGACGACGGAACCTTACGAGCTAATCAGAGCTCTTGTCACTATCCTCATGCCACTCCTCCCTCGGCCAAGCAGCCTGGGGAATCGCTCGTATTAGATGGCGGCAGGAGTTTAGAGAAATGTAAGAGTCGGGACAGTCTGCCAGCGTACTCTCCTAAACCACAGCACAACTCTGTCCCTCCTGATGGCTACTTCCAGTGCTCCGGTTCGTCTGAGGCTGTGCTCACAGCTCCAAGCCCTCTGGGAACTCTTGGCAAAAGTAGCCAGGATGGGTTAAAATTGGGCTTCGCTGACAGGCAAACAGAAAGGCAAACACCACATCCTCCAGAAATGAAGGAAGACTTTTCCAAAGTGGGACCTAAAGGTGGCAGCCTGCCTCCAATACCTCTCTCGATGCCAGATCCTCCCGTTTCAAATGCGCGACCTCCCCACAGTGCCTCCTGTGGTCAAGAAAAACGTAAGGAGATTTTTAGTAAAGATACACTCTTCAAACCACCTCCTAGCCTTCCGTTGCCAGGATACAGCTCCTTGAGGAAAACCCCTGTCCTTACCTCCAACACTCTGTCTTCATCCTGCGATGCACTTGATTCCCAGGAGGCCTTCGATGCGCCAAAACCTCTGGTTGCGACTCCCTCTGTTCCCATACAAGGGAGTGAACCCACAACCAGTGCTGCAGAGGCCTCCTTTGACTATTACAATGTTTCAGATGATGACGAAATTGAGGAGGGAGGAACTAAAAGTCGAGGGGAGGACGGCAAAACTGGCGGAGGTGGTGTTGGAATGGGAGGCGGTGGAGCAGGCACCATGCAGTGGCTCTTGGAGCGAGAGAAGGAGAGGGATCTACAGAGAAGGTTTGAACGAACCCTCACCTTCCCTGGTGCTAAAGAGAACCTTCCGGAACCCAGTCAGAATCACCACTCGGCGCACTCTGCTAGACTGGACAGTATGGACTCCAGCTCCGTGACTGTTGACAGCGGATTCAATTCGCCAAGGTAAGTGTTGGCATGTGTGTACATGCAGTAACATTGTTTTCTGATTATGCCATTGGAATAGCCGCACAtttatacagtggaacctcgagTTATGAGCGTCcttctttatgaacaattaaacaaattatttaCGAAATACAAAGGGTTTCGTCATAGACGAAAGGATGGATCTATGCTGCACAACCATCATTGGAAACATGCATAACTGATAAGTCGTTCTATCCTTGTGTGGCCTAAAATCCATTGCATACGTAGACGGAGGTTCTGCCTCCACATCCTCGATCTGCTAATCATAAATGATTGACGCGGTAGACTCATGGAAAGctcaaataatttcatttttgtcattatgtATGTCAAATTATTGAACTGTAGCGTATATTTAATTCGTAAACAAGTGGTTAATGTCACTGTAATCATGTCAAATTAGCCGCCTGTGCATGTTATTGCACGGCGGAAGTTCCGACTACATACAATACATTGCCCCAACAGTAGATGCCAGCAGCAGCTGTGTTTTTATGAACGGACGTGGGAGGAGGTCCCACGTTGAACTTTTgcaaaacaagtaaacaaagcgcttcacagtcAAAATGGCTCCTGAGAAAAGGGAAACTGCAAAAGCGCTTATCATAGATGAGCAGAAAGATCTGTGCTCTTCTTCTCGCATTGTATAACCAGCCTCTGCATCACGCAAGGCAAGGTGGACACCCGGACTGTGtcgatgttgttgttttggtattTATGAGGCTGACGAACGTGAGAGCTCACTGGTGATAGTGTGGGCAGCACAACCACAAATGATCAGAAGTAATGTGTAGCAAATTAAAGGCCCACCTCCACCCCTGAAAATATCACCATCAGCCTTTCCATGGCAATTAGTGCTCtataacatattttttaaaaaccccaaaacattgtTGTCTCGTTATGGCTCATGCAATGTGCATATTGCAGAAACATGCAATAATTTCATACTTTGAATCAGATGCAACATCAAATTTGTATCGCCATCCAATAGGAGAACAATAAATAGGGACATGTATACAGTGTGTGCATATATAATCCCCTTTACCACCAAAAGTTCCAGTAACATTTATTTCCAGGAAACACAAAGCTCCTGTGGACCAAGTGGTTTGCAACTCATAGTTTTTGGTAGTTCAAGCAAATGAGACGGATGCTGTATTCAGGGGGAATTGTTGTGTTACTTGGTCACTCATACCCGATGGCTTTTAAACATCATTGCGGTTAACAGCAAATACTTCAGTGACCTTTAAAGggtataaatattatatatatattgcgcg
This window of the Hippocampus zosterae strain Florida chromosome 1, ASM2543408v3, whole genome shotgun sequence genome carries:
- the LOC127596497 gene encoding storkhead-box protein 2-like isoform X1, translating into MESFLQIAPHSLAIVLSRVVAGEAMGAAGVSESDALPRHHTGYEIFADFKAENTQHHVWNQRITEAVSETFFLGWIDEHVLLIQGKEDHLEVLREGWMRRSLNPPRGFTIKYLGDVSPISMSPISQSQFIPLGEVLVLAISAMNSAHKPVTQEALTEHLQTCFPGVPTPTEEVLHHTLNMLVRERKIYPTPDGYFIVTPQTYFITPSLIRTSSKWYHLDERSADRHQQQQHQNQQQNQQTQCTSPLSGTITPSTSGGVRDRSHPKSNPNHGGGGGIVDSFFNNTYRGDETPSHHTTLQLRSTKDHREAYSSPHSPQSPPQPAGGNTEKSRSTLGFPFKTDTLTKHRGGGGGGGGGAGELEKQPGSGTASRKFGLKLFRLSFKKDKTKQLATFSAQFPPEEWPLRDEETPSQLPRHIEMEIIRRINPDLTVENLARHTAVMKRLEEERAQRSKASSANHSSRSRRSGGRHRKQSQTKLSRSHSKTRVTRGEQSESSHLELTDRDYRAYSSSLARSPREHALAMERQRTRLHLAHSNPNILDSSHLPVTPEWDVSGELAKRRTEMPFPEPSHGPSAHHSKVHRSHSHTQERKSRNERSDKAKERSRSMENSKGPLGAGLIGPPGYYDDRSRYYTDDGTLRANQSSCHYPHATPPSAKQPGESLVLDGGRSLEKCKSRDSLPAYSPKPQHNSVPPDGYFQCSGSSEAVLTAPSPLGTLGKSSQDGLKLGFADRQTERQTPHPPEMKEDFSKVGPKGGSLPPIPLSMPDPPVSNARPPHSASCGQEKRKEIFSKDTLFKPPPSLPLPGYSSLRKTPVLTSNTLSSSCDALDSQEAFDAPKPLVATPSVPIQGSEPTTSAAEASFDYYNVSDDDEIEEGGTKSRGEDGKTGGGGVGMGGGGAGTMQWLLEREKERDLQRRFERTLTFPGAKENLPEPSQNHHSAHSARLDSMDSSSVTVDSGFNSPRTRESLASNTSSIVESNRRQNLALSPGHLGITNSNGPPFSFRTNPEPPGSQPEKLQKPNACLASITSV
- the LOC127596497 gene encoding storkhead-box protein 2-like isoform X2, which gives rise to MKKTHSSTLRRVWPSSELSERLRSQAASSEPSRSQRSRSEKDYRIHKHRKRSHYPAQYACQSPPAYFFTGDVSPISMSPISQSQFIPLGEVLVLAISAMNSAHKPVTQEALTEHLQTCFPGVPTPTEEVLHHTLNMLVRERKIYPTPDGYFIVTPQTYFITPSLIRTSSKWYHLDERSADRHQQQQHQNQQQNQQTQCTSPLSGTITPSTSGGVRDRSHPKSNPNHGGGGGIVDSFFNNTYRGDETPSHHTTLQLRSTKDHREAYSSPHSPQSPPQPAGGNTEKSRSTLGFPFKTDTLTKHRGGGGGGGGGAGELEKQPGSGTASRKFGLKLFRLSFKKDKTKQLATFSAQFPPEEWPLRDEETPSQLPRHIEMEIIRRINPDLTVENLARHTAVMKRLEEERAQRSKASSANHSSRSRRSGGRHRKQSQTKLSRSHSKTRVTRGEQSESSHLELTDRDYRAYSSSLARSPREHALAMERQRTRLHLAHSNPNILDSSHLPVTPEWDVSGELAKRRTEMPFPEPSHGPSAHHSKVHRSHSHTQERKSRNERSDKAKERSRSMENSKGPLGAGLIGPPGYYDDRSRYYTDDGTLRANQSSCHYPHATPPSAKQPGESLVLDGGRSLEKCKSRDSLPAYSPKPQHNSVPPDGYFQCSGSSEAVLTAPSPLGTLGKSSQDGLKLGFADRQTERQTPHPPEMKEDFSKVGPKGGSLPPIPLSMPDPPVSNARPPHSASCGQEKRKEIFSKDTLFKPPPSLPLPGYSSLRKTPVLTSNTLSSSCDALDSQEAFDAPKPLVATPSVPIQGSEPTTSAAEASFDYYNVSDDDEIEEGGTKSRGEDGKTGGGGVGMGGGGAGTMQWLLEREKERDLQRRFERTLTFPGAKENLPEPSQNHHSAHSARLDSMDSSSVTVDSGFNSPRTRESLASNTSSIVESNRRQNLALSPGHLGITNSNGPPFSFRTNPEPPGSQPEKLQKPNACLASITSV
- the LOC127596497 gene encoding storkhead-box protein 2-like isoform X3, producing MSPISQSQFIPLGEVLVLAISAMNSAHKPVTQEALTEHLQTCFPGVPTPTEEVLHHTLNMLVRERKIYPTPDGYFIVTPQTYFITPSLIRTSSKWYHLDERSADRHQQQQHQNQQQNQQTQCTSPLSGTITPSTSGGVRDRSHPKSNPNHGGGGGIVDSFFNNTYRGDETPSHHTTLQLRSTKDHREAYSSPHSPQSPPQPAGGNTEKSRSTLGFPFKTDTLTKHRGGGGGGGGGAGELEKQPGSGTASRKFGLKLFRLSFKKDKTKQLATFSAQFPPEEWPLRDEETPSQLPRHIEMEIIRRINPDLTVENLARHTAVMKRLEEERAQRSKASSANHSSRSRRSGGRHRKQSQTKLSRSHSKTRVTRGEQSESSHLELTDRDYRAYSSSLARSPREHALAMERQRTRLHLAHSNPNILDSSHLPVTPEWDVSGELAKRRTEMPFPEPSHGPSAHHSKVHRSHSHTQERKSRNERSDKAKERSRSMENSKGPLGAGLIGPPGYYDDRSRYYTDDGTLRANQSSCHYPHATPPSAKQPGESLVLDGGRSLEKCKSRDSLPAYSPKPQHNSVPPDGYFQCSGSSEAVLTAPSPLGTLGKSSQDGLKLGFADRQTERQTPHPPEMKEDFSKVGPKGGSLPPIPLSMPDPPVSNARPPHSASCGQEKRKEIFSKDTLFKPPPSLPLPGYSSLRKTPVLTSNTLSSSCDALDSQEAFDAPKPLVATPSVPIQGSEPTTSAAEASFDYYNVSDDDEIEEGGTKSRGEDGKTGGGGVGMGGGGAGTMQWLLEREKERDLQRRFERTLTFPGAKENLPEPSQNHHSAHSARLDSMDSSSVTVDSGFNSPRTRESLASNTSSIVESNRRQNLALSPGHLGITNSNGPPFSFRTNPEPPGSQPEKLQKPNACLASITSV
- the LOC127596497 gene encoding storkhead-box protein 2-like isoform X4, producing MLVRERKIYPTPDGYFIVTPQTYFITPSLIRTSSKWYHLDERSADRHQQQQHQNQQQNQQTQCTSPLSGTITPSTSGGVRDRSHPKSNPNHGGGGGIVDSFFNNTYRGDETPSHHTTLQLRSTKDHREAYSSPHSPQSPPQPAGGNTEKSRSTLGFPFKTDTLTKHRGGGGGGGGGAGELEKQPGSGTASRKFGLKLFRLSFKKDKTKQLATFSAQFPPEEWPLRDEETPSQLPRHIEMEIIRRINPDLTVENLARHTAVMKRLEEERAQRSKASSANHSSRSRRSGGRHRKQSQTKLSRSHSKTRVTRGEQSESSHLELTDRDYRAYSSSLARSPREHALAMERQRTRLHLAHSNPNILDSSHLPVTPEWDVSGELAKRRTEMPFPEPSHGPSAHHSKVHRSHSHTQERKSRNERSDKAKERSRSMENSKGPLGAGLIGPPGYYDDRSRYYTDDGTLRANQSSCHYPHATPPSAKQPGESLVLDGGRSLEKCKSRDSLPAYSPKPQHNSVPPDGYFQCSGSSEAVLTAPSPLGTLGKSSQDGLKLGFADRQTERQTPHPPEMKEDFSKVGPKGGSLPPIPLSMPDPPVSNARPPHSASCGQEKRKEIFSKDTLFKPPPSLPLPGYSSLRKTPVLTSNTLSSSCDALDSQEAFDAPKPLVATPSVPIQGSEPTTSAAEASFDYYNVSDDDEIEEGGTKSRGEDGKTGGGGVGMGGGGAGTMQWLLEREKERDLQRRFERTLTFPGAKENLPEPSQNHHSAHSARLDSMDSSSVTVDSGFNSPRTRESLASNTSSIVESNRRQNLALSPGHLGITNSNGPPFSFRTNPEPPGSQPEKLQKPNACLASITSV